One Papaver somniferum cultivar HN1 chromosome 10, ASM357369v1, whole genome shotgun sequence genomic window carries:
- the LOC113315863 gene encoding uncharacterized protein LOC113315863: protein MSKTLADNKGESSTLNDSSFPWKKFWAVKRLAPKIHMFLWRILHDGVGVFSKISKYIEGAPNDCQLCFSEVETVDHLFLRCNLSQLILFASPLSLRIINDGQTSLRSLVSSWLEISDNGQYFCLGASLLWAIWHARNKLVSEKEKININSVINHGLFWFNLYYNDNEDPELSTATGTGHIPVTHRCNPWIPPTTDAVKINIDAAIGKNNSSCAVVARDSQGRFLSAGTSLSAIRNPLVSEAGGFLLAFSLASRMNYNNIEIESDSQSIVRILNGESTRIPWRISRFIEEIKSSASTLGQVTYQSAPREANDAAHKLAKFAVANHVQNWWTSSQPPSCISSILALEAAHFLSS from the coding sequence ATGTCAAAAACTTTAGCTGACAACAAAGGTGAGTCATCGACCCTTAATGATTCTTCCTTTCCATGGAAAAAATTCTGGGCAGTGAAGAGATTAGCTCCTAAAATACACATGTTTCTGTGGAGAATTTTACATGATGGTGTGGGTGTTTTCTCCAAGATTAGCAAGTATATCGAGGGTGCACCAAATGACTGTCAGCTTTGTTTTAGTGAAGTCGAGACTGTTGACCACTTATTTCTTCGTTGTAATCTTTCCCAATTAATTCTCTTCGCTTCTCCTTTAAGTTTGAGAATTATAAATGACGGACAAACTTCGCTGCGAAGTCTTGTATCCAGCTGGTTAGAAATAAGTGATAATGGTCAGTACTTTTGTTTAGGAGCAAGCTTACTTTGGGCGATATGGCATGCCAGGAATAAATTGGTCTCCGAGAAAGAAAAAATTAACATTAACTCGGTAATCAATCATGGATTGTTCTGGTTTAATCTATACTACAATGATAATGAGGACCCGGAGCTTTCTACTGCCACCGGTACCGGTCACATTCCAGTGACGCACCGATGCAATCCTTGGATACCTCCTACAACAGATGCAGTCAAAATTAACATCGATGCTGCCATTGGTAAGAACAATTCCTCCTGTGCTGTTGTTGCAAGGGATTCTCAAGGAAGATTTTTAAGTGCAGGCACATCTCTCAGTGCAATCCGTAACCCTCTTGTTTCCGAAGCAGGTGGTTttttgttggctttctctttagCTTCAAGGATGAATTATAACAATATTGAGATTGAAAGTGATTCCCAATCCATTGTGAGAATCTTAAATGGTGAATCAACTAGAATTCCTTGGAGAATCTCCAGGTTCATTGAAGAAATTAAATCGTCTGCATCAACCTTGGGTCAAGTCACATATCAGTCCGCGCCGCGAGAAGCTAATGATGCCGCTCATAAACTCGCCAAATTTGCTGTCGCAAATCATGTCCAGAACTGGTGGACATCTTCCCAACCACCTTCATGCATTTCTTCCATTCTAGCTCTTGAAGCAgctcattttctttcttcttag